The DNA window AGAAGCAGAAATTTCAGCTTGCCATGAAGAATCAAAAGAATAATAAGTGAGAGGTCTCATCTTGAAACTGTagaattgttattatttttttctcacccttcattttttgtttgagAATTGGAGTCACTGAAGGAAATTCTAACTTTCTCTACCTTTTTAGAACCGTTTATCACATTAAATTCTCGTCTTTCAGCTCCCAGATCAGATTGTTGCTAGACTGGCCATGGACTGGTAATAGTAATGGATTGCAGAGCTCTCTAATGCAGCCTCAGTGGTTACAACTTGCCCTGGCCGTCGCCAAGCTGTTGGACCTTGCTCTGCGGCTCCCGGCAGATCACTTGCCCCAGTTTCAAATGTAAGTCCTCCCAGTAACCTTGAAATCAATTTCCGggtatttttcagttttatagTATTTATTATGTCTCAATTATACAATCAAATGGGTCAGCGCTCAGCAgcactcctttttttttaaatcattttctgaaaatataaagtgAACTAAGCCTAATGGCAAAGAAACCCTGTTTTGAAAACACCAAAAAAGAGAcccgtctgaaatttttggccgGCTCTTTTGGATGCCAGACCCCACCTGAAAAGAAATTTGTATGTAtttcctatttttaaaataataagtcAAAAAAACTTCACGTCAAAGTCAAACCACCAAGCTGTGAACTCACCATTTCACTTGACTTATTAAGTTACAATATTTCAAGCTTAAATAATTTTCGCTTCACCTTAGGGTTTTGGGAAGAGGTCTTTTGGAAGGAGACAGATGGAATATCTCTCAATTGAACGTTCACTTTGGAAGGTATTAATCTCCAGCACTCCTTTTGTGTGGCTGAGGAAagatgctttttttcttttgtgaaGAAAGTTTTTACAGTGACTGTTATCTCTCcattcacttttttcccgttttcTAGGTATCGATGGGCTTTTGTCGGCAGCTCTGAGCCACCATCGGAGTCCTCAGTGTCATCTAATAAGAAGCCATCCTCCAATCAATTGAATAGCGATTTCATTCCTCATGTGAACAGGATAGCCGCATTGATGGATGCAAAGGTATGTGCCAAAATAAATGAgaacattttcttcttcttttgatttACAGGGTGTATAGTAACTGGGAAAACTGAGAAAGTCGGGGAGATGAAATTGGTAATGGAGAGGTCAGGGAGAGAAAACGCATAACTGAAAGAGTCGCAAAATTCTGTGCAAGATTGTGAGCTTTTACATAACTTCACAGTGCTTCCTTACTGATTGTGAGCTGCGCTGCACTCTTAATCCATgctcagtgaattttttccctcggaAATTTGATCCTCCTACCGATCCATACTCATACATTATGCTCAGCCATGTTTATTTTTAGGTTTctcttgattttgaaaagtAGTCAAGGAGGTTCAAGGTAAATCaaggagatgaaaaatcagggggaggggggctcacaaaaaacctggaaaatgaAGAAGGAGGAATGTAGAATTTTGCTAGGCACCGTGAATTTTCTCATCATTACTTTTATGTAATTATCTgatctgatttttcctgattattcATAATCGAATTCTTGTATGTATATCCTCACTATTTCTCAAAGAGTCAGGCAGTTGCGTGCATCACAAAATCAAGTCTCAGTGGTTAAATTTTGTAGATCTTCAAATTGTAATTCGATCCTGCCAAGAACtaattttccacttaaaatttcaaaagagacACTGCCGTCTCACAAACATAAAGGACATCATTTCTACCGCTATGATAGCATTTCTCCACGAATTGGTGATCTGCTGTGAAGCCACAGATCTCTCTGTATGTGTAAAGCCCTCATAGCAAATTTTTCCATGGTGAAAGAAACCTGGCTATGGATAAATGAGGTAAATAATGTGATCAGTAATATTTCTCCAAAagcagtttttctgttgaaactGGACACTTAAACTTAATGTTTtgcctatttatttattttcttacacGCTGTAAAATTTGACTGCATACATGAAGATAAAATTCAAATCAGATCTGGAGGTTCCAGGACAGAAGCTACAGCctattctaaaatttcttgaaGTAAAATCTCGTAATTTAATGCCCGAAATAAGGGATGGAATTGTAAAATACTCAGTTATtcatcatattatttttaatgtgATTTTCAGTTTGATACATCAATCCCACCTGACTCAGCAGCTCTTGATTTGCTTCCAAATGGCTCCAACATTCAGCGAGTTCAAGATTTACATCCGTTCTTCTCTGTTCTTAGTCGTGGCGTTCCAGCGAGCATGCAAAACGAACCTCTAGAAAAGCTAGAGCATGATCTAGAGCTGGACTTCCTTGAACCAATGCCACCCAGACAAAGTGTAGTCATTAGTAGTCAAAGTATTTCGTAAACGGACTCCCTTCCTTTGTTTCTCtgtgattttaatttaattaatcaaTTCAGTTTGCCCTGTAATTTaatatttctaatttatttttcacgtAAAGAGCTTGGTaggttttttaaaggtgaaaattCGGTTTGTTTCAAAACCATTATCattgttgtaaatttttattctattattataattgttgaaaatttatttttttcgttttttctcaGAACTATATATACATTACAATGAGTATCTAGCATCTATTTTTTACTCTACGGAAGTTGTTTTCTTCACGAACTTTTGTTGCCAGAATCTATTTTTCAGATTGAATCAGTGTATAGATTTTAGTCATGTTGTTGTGATAATGTGcataataattttaagtaataaatttattgaaaataaatcaCAATTTAAATATGTTAAACAGTTTtgtattcctttttttcaatttcatgtgACTAATGTTCTttattttttgcactttttaaCTAAATAGAACACAAAATGGCGGTCCCATACCATGGGAAGTAACTTCATTTTGATACtgtaaaatttcctctcgcagGTTAAATTTTTACTTGGCATTTGTAGAGTATTTCtggctgaaactttcagagatttttttctaattatgcagtaaaatcagcaaaattttgaacagaagTCCCACAGTCTCATATGTAATGTACCAGTAAAAACCTGAATTggttgagtcaatttttcaacgtaGGAACAAAGTTACACTTCTCCCTTTAGGAAACAATGATTAGTGTATAGAATTGCTAGCTGTATAACTCAAAATAGATTCTCACAACTTAAATGTTAAAACCATATCATACGTAAAATCAATAAACTTTCAATGTAGATTGAGGTTATAGGTACAAGAAATTAGGACTTTTAGCAAGAGTTCTTAATTGTGGTGGAAACATTGCCTAACTTTGCAGACTTATGAACAGGAAAATCGAGTGAAGGGAGAAAATTTCTGGCAGTCCTGGCTTGTTTGTGAAATCTTTGAATTGTCTCTCCCTTTTGTTGGGTTAAATTTTATACTagtagcctgattgttgaaatttatttcGGTGcgacatgaatcgaaaataGATGTTTTACACAGCGCAGATAGGGCCACGTCTTGTCTTATTTTGCCATcaaagccagttaaagtttaAGCAATCAAGCTGCAAGGTTTTAATTATAGATCAGATTTCGATAAATAAGAAACGTTTTTCAAGACTTCATAGGTTCaagtaccaaaaaaaaaacaacaacagacAACACGAACAAGAAGTGCTCCCACAGAGTTGATAAAATGAATCGATGAAATTACTTCTCCCTTGGTGTGATTGCTCTCACATTGTCCAGTAAGATGGCTCTGAACTCTGAGTAAATGATTTTTGGTTAGAACGATCCTATTGTCATTTGGATCCGCTTTTTGAAAAGAATTGGCGTAATAAATCGCTACCTGTGCTGGTTTCAAAGGTTGTTATAACAGAGggaataaaaataagaagactGAGTGTATCAAAAACTCACCTTAATTTTACTAAATCTTGGAAACAATTACAAACTAAAATAAAGACGATAATTTAATTACAGTTTAATTCAAGCCATTTCTTAAAACTTTACTTTATACAAAATTAGAGGAGAATTGAGAGATAGGATTGTTCTAATTGTGCTACTGAGTGCCAGTTGTGAGAAGGGCAATTAATCCAGCTGCAGAGGAAACAGAGAGAATATAATTTACTGCTGGTGTAAAATTCTTCAACAGATAAAAACTCAAGAAAATGACAACAGCTAGAAATAGAGCATTgttgtaaaatattgaaaagttgGTTGCTTCGTAATCGGcaacttcatttttcttccatgatatcctgaaatgaaaaaaaaacagaaagtcAAAGTTAATGTTCGCGGTACTAGTCTTCATATTAGTGTATGAtgcgaagaagaaaaatttagttTGGTAAAGTCGAATGACTTCTTGACGGAGGAAGGAGACATGATGGTGGCTGATTAGGAATTTGTATCATCTGATGCAGAGTAACTGAATAACACCAAGGCCTGTGTCCgacgatcaaatgaactcatcaactGCAAGATGGCAGAGATGCGTATTGGTTTCCGCGCAATCAAAAGCTGGCAGgccgtcaaatgttgatgaataGAGCCCGTGCGGACTTGCGTGAAAACCAGTATGCATCTctgccatcttgcatttgatgagttcatttgatcaaGGGACTTGGTCTTAAGGATTGGGCTAACTTAGGGTGTACACAAGAACATTACTACCTTACCCAGTAAGCCTCATAATGTCTCTTGGTAATTGGTGCTGCGTTAATTGCATGTACATCCTGCAATTATGTCTTATTTTCCAGGATCTAGTAACGTTTTTCTGCAGATCAGCAAATTATTATGTTATGCCCAGTGACGCAACCAAGCAGGGCACAAAATGACCAACGTTTCCTGTTGGTGTAGAATGTGGATCTATTTCCTTTACAGGAATGGCAAATTAAAGTAAGTCTAGAAAAGCCAATTTCCACATCTTTCGAAAGTCTTCCCTTGAATGGAATCATTTAATGGCATCTTTTCACACACACATTATAATGATTGGAAGCTTAAGAACTTCAGTCTATGCAATGACAATTGGCAAAGTTAAGTAATCAGCTCAGTCTATTTTTCATAGGTTGAAGTGCAAGTATCTTGTCTCATTTTAACGATGTACACTTTACATTGGCAATGAATGAGCCAATAGACAAAGGCGGAAATAGAGGAGAACGtcgcatgttttctcttcaaaatcttacgcagAAAACAATTCACAAAACAGCGATTTTAGAAATTAACTCATAAAAGGAGATATTAAcgataattatttttaacacagatcaaattGACTAAGTACATTTTGCGATTCGagactaaaatttctgacttatcTTGGAAAACACTTAATTGGATAGGGAATAATATCAcgtacattgtttctaaactgagccagacattgtagttcctaattgcaatatGCAGTCTAAATGGAAGTTGAAGGAGACAAAAGACGCCATTTGTGTTTTTGTCGTTTCACCAATATTCAATGTAAACACTCATATCttattcaggagttgatttgTAGACTTTCCATGTTGTGATTTGTtttcatcatgaaattttcaagaatggaCTTGTTAcgtagtgctttaattcatactttgtctagaggcccattcTGATATAATGTCCTAAACCACTCTTTTGATTCTACCCTTCATCTGACACTTAATGTGGCATCAAGTAAATTAAAACGATGGTATCCTCTATTTGATTGTGTTAAACGTTCATCAGGGACAGATTTTGATggtgatttgaaattttgaatctttatTCTTTGAATAGAACTATAAAAATGGTTAAGCGTAAGGTGTGCtgaaaagacagaaaaatagtCACTCaagtgaaagaaaaacaaatacctttcatccttttctttcttgctcatttttttatcagtgttcAATTTGTTGGCTACTTCCTTCGTAACCGCATCTTCTCTAATGACagcaaactggaaaaaaaaaaaaaaaaaaaaaaaaattaaaaaaatgttggaaaaattttgaggatagaACTTGGATGAAGAAAGTAGTTAAGTGCTAATTGGTTTCTAAAAAGCtgagtatttttgaaatatatcaTCCCGTATTTTACTGAATGACTTTAATGGTATGTAAGCAGATTACCCCATCCAAACAGAAAAACCTTGTTACTTATAGACATAGCAGGGAAAGAAGTTAAGTCATTTGATGCATTTTATCCCATATATTTCTGGTTGTTGAATCCAAAAATggcttcaatttttcttcattacaCGCTTCCTTCCcagaaaattgaacttttctcAGAGCACGCTGTATTTATTGGAGGAGAATTTAGATCTTTCAGAATAGAGGTGGGcaaaggagaaaatttgaggTCATTCAGATTTAGTCTAACAGTTACACAGCAGCAACCTGCTAATAATTCCCCAGCATTAatgggaaaaaaaagttttttttaacatacCCTAGTTATAAACATTTATATCAATGTAAAGGGGTATGCttgtaaaagaaaagaaaagggggaAGAAACTATGATATCAAAAACATCAAAGTTTGAACTTACCTTGTGTTTTAAGATAAACTTCATATTCTTGTAAGCAAATGCAATTAAATAAGTACTTAAAGCAGTGACTACAATGAAGGAGATGAAAGAGGAATATAAGTCAATCATATGAATCCTCCAGTACAACCCTGAAAAAAGATATTAATAAGAATAGCATTAGATGGATAAGGATAAAGAAAAAGACACTGTTACAGGCacaatattttctgaaatatgTAAATATGTAGTTATGAGTATAAAAGGAGGAATTACTTAAATACAATCTCCAGAATGTGTCTTAACTTTCCTTCGTTGATGACCACTCCTGCTGTGCAACCCAACAGCAGAGTAAGTTGATTAAATTATGGTTCAATTTTGCACAGAATAATTCATACCTCGACAATTAAAgtattcatttttactttctggTTGTGTTGACTAGTGTATATCGCTGGTCACGGTGGAAGAAGCATATATACTTAAAACACAAAGTTtaaaattctccattattttaAATCTtcactgcgggccgattattgaaagttaaaAGCAGCCTCATAAGACATCTAATtgcaatatattgcatggttgagatagggctatgtcttgtcgtgtcagGCTGACATAGTTTCGATAATCGGGCCACAGGATAATGGATCAAGTGTGTCCTGATGGCTTTTGATCAAGATTTACgaagagtgaagaaaatttgcAGAGAAGTTGAAGAAAACGATTGGTTAGTTTTTTCAATGAGAGCAAGACATAGATCTCACTAGTACTTAGGTCGGATTGAATGACAGACAAAgcttcattttaaagaaaattagcATTTTCGAGGTGTGAAGCACTACATATCCAGCCTCCGATATCCTCCATTCAATATATTAACTGGAAGGAAGTCCTTGAAGTTAAGAcaaatttcaaggcaaattCCAGTGTGTCTCATATCTCAAGACTTGTGCATTAACATCTTTGATTGCATCTACCAATTTGTAAATATTGGATGCGCTTTGTCAGTTATAAAACTGACACAATTTGGCTGTGCTGCTAAATTCAATGGAGCCACCTGCTGACGGAGTGAAGATCTGGTATGCGATTTACAGTTTTAGTGGCCAACAATGTAACTCTTGTACGCTGCAAGGATTTGAAATTtaggtatatttttttaatttaaattgtgcATAAAATACAATGGTGCtgctagttttctctgaaacaaactctaAAGCTTAAAAAAATCTCCCCAAGTTAAGGCCGTGATAAAGGAGATACCTTTATGAGAATATCGACCTCTGAGTATATGCAGTTAAACTCTCTATGTACAAATGGGAAGCAAAAACAACGCTTTACGATGTGTTAGAAGAATTGCCCTTTGAGTGGAGGCTCCAAGGCTGCGGCCACAGCAATCCTGCTAGTGTGTATGCTACCTGTTTGTACATTGAGAGGCAATTCTCTCCATTACAACAACAATGCAAGATTCCTTGCGGAGGATTCCAATGCTCAGGAGTTagtttcggagaaaaccagtggcaccatcgtgttttccgcaaaattttacatgaaaatgggtACTAAAACTGCCAGCCCTTGTGGCATGCAAGAACTCTTATAAAACATAGCGTTGAACCAGAGTTTCAAGTGCCAAATATGGAAAAAGGAAGTCTAACAcctttagaatgaaataatgcAATTTTGAGATAATTCAATTCAGCCCTTAAAAAATTTTGCACACCTCAACTATTTCTGTTATTGTCTTTGATCTCCTAGATTTTCTTTTGGTCAAAAGCAGAGGCCGTATTAATCATACATTAAGGGGGACAATCTAGAGTCGGACAATCTGGGACGTCTAGGAGCGCGAACTAAGTAATGGCGCACTCTCCTTCTGTTAAGCGGAGCATTACAGCGAGTGATATTATGACATACTTACATATTGGGATTGAAGAGACAATGAAGGCATTTCCATAGAATAAAGCTTGAAATTTAGGAGACACATTCCTGCTAAAATCCTGAAGTAGGAGCTCT is part of the Bemisia tabaci chromosome 1, PGI_BMITA_v3 genome and encodes:
- the LOC109033129 gene encoding translocon-associated protein subunit gamma yields the protein MAPPSTKQQKPKYTKDQEEELLLQDFSRNVSPKFQALFYGNAFIVSSIPIWLYWRIHMIDLYSSFISFIVVTALSTYLIAFAYKNMKFILKHKFAVIREDAVTKEVANKLNTDKKMSKKEKDERISWKKNEVADYEATNFSIFYNNALFLAVVIFLSFYLLKNFTPAVNYILSVSSAAGLIALLTTGTQ